In a single window of the Thunnus maccoyii chromosome 7, fThuMac1.1, whole genome shotgun sequence genome:
- the ebna1bp2 gene encoding probable rRNA-processing protein EBP2 isoform X2, whose translation MESVEEDELLSEESEEENSELSDNELQEAFSKGLLKPGMNVLVNKPKKFVNNVEGLKQCLADFRRDLPWVERLDMTNPPAEDVLAKAEGKVPSVANGEVNAEDDFQREMFFYRQAQATVLEALPLLNKHGISTKRPEDYFAEMAKSDQHMQKIRQKLISKQAILEKSEKAKKLREQRKFGKKVQIEVIQKRQKEKKAMMSAVKKYQKGMTDKLDFLEGDQKTGKDSAQGSKKTLNKKGPNAKRKYKDQKFGFGGKKSGKKWNTKESHNDVSSFRAKVAHAKGGKGGKKGKGGKQNKRPGKSVRKKMKSRS comes from the exons ATGGAGTCAGTGGAGGAGGACGAGCTGCTCAGCGAGGAGTCAGAGGAGGAAAACAGCGAATTATCAGACAATGAG CTCCAAGAAGCCTTCTCAAAAGGGTTGTTGAAACCTGGGATGAACGTCCTGGTGAATAAACCCAAAAAGTTTGTCAACAATGTG GAGGGTCTGAAGCAGTGCCTCGCTGACTTCAGAAGAGACCTCCCTTGGGTGGAGAGGCTGGACATGACCAACCCACCGGCTGAAGACGTTCTCGCCAAAGCTGAAGGGAAAGTCCCCAGTGTGGCCAATGGAGAAGTCAATGCAGAAGATGATTTCCAGAGGGAGATGTTCTT CTATCGTCAAGCTCAAGCTACAGTTCTTGAGGCGCTGCCCCTCCTAAATAAGCATGGCATATCCACCAAGAGGCCTGAGGATTACTTTGCTGAGATGGCCAAGTCGGATCAGCACATGCAGAAG ATCAGGCAAAAGCTGATTTCAAAGCAGGCGATACTGGAGAAGTCAGAGAAGGCAAAGAAACTCCGTGAACAAAGGAAGTTTGGCAAGAAG GTCCAAATCGAAGTGATCcagaagagacagaaggagaagaaggcCATGATGTCGGCTGTAAAGAAATACCAGAAAG GAATGACTGACAAACTGGATTTCCTGGAAGGAGACCAAAAGACGGGTAAAGACTCTGCTCAGGGCTCCAAGAAGACATTAAACAAAAAGGG CCCCAACGCAAAGAGAAAATATAAGGACCAGAAGTTCGGCTTCGGAGGCAAGAAGAGCGGAAAGAAGTGGAACACCAAAGAGAGCCATAACGATGTTTCCAGTTTCCGCGCCAAAGTGGCTCACGCAAAGGGcggaaaaggaggaaagaaaggcaAAGGAGGGAAACAAAAC
- the ebna1bp2 gene encoding probable rRNA-processing protein EBP2 isoform X1: MVIHSETMESVEEDELLSEESEEENSELSDNELQEAFSKGLLKPGMNVLVNKPKKFVNNVEGLKQCLADFRRDLPWVERLDMTNPPAEDVLAKAEGKVPSVANGEVNAEDDFQREMFFYRQAQATVLEALPLLNKHGISTKRPEDYFAEMAKSDQHMQKIRQKLISKQAILEKSEKAKKLREQRKFGKKVQIEVIQKRQKEKKAMMSAVKKYQKGMTDKLDFLEGDQKTGKDSAQGSKKTLNKKGPNAKRKYKDQKFGFGGKKSGKKWNTKESHNDVSSFRAKVAHAKGGKGGKKGKGGKQNKRPGKSVRKKMKSRS; encoded by the exons ATGGTTATCCATAGTGAGACGATGGAGTCAGTGGAGGAGGACGAGCTGCTCAGCGAGGAGTCAGAGGAGGAAAACAGCGAATTATCAGACAATGAG CTCCAAGAAGCCTTCTCAAAAGGGTTGTTGAAACCTGGGATGAACGTCCTGGTGAATAAACCCAAAAAGTTTGTCAACAATGTG GAGGGTCTGAAGCAGTGCCTCGCTGACTTCAGAAGAGACCTCCCTTGGGTGGAGAGGCTGGACATGACCAACCCACCGGCTGAAGACGTTCTCGCCAAAGCTGAAGGGAAAGTCCCCAGTGTGGCCAATGGAGAAGTCAATGCAGAAGATGATTTCCAGAGGGAGATGTTCTT CTATCGTCAAGCTCAAGCTACAGTTCTTGAGGCGCTGCCCCTCCTAAATAAGCATGGCATATCCACCAAGAGGCCTGAGGATTACTTTGCTGAGATGGCCAAGTCGGATCAGCACATGCAGAAG ATCAGGCAAAAGCTGATTTCAAAGCAGGCGATACTGGAGAAGTCAGAGAAGGCAAAGAAACTCCGTGAACAAAGGAAGTTTGGCAAGAAG GTCCAAATCGAAGTGATCcagaagagacagaaggagaagaaggcCATGATGTCGGCTGTAAAGAAATACCAGAAAG GAATGACTGACAAACTGGATTTCCTGGAAGGAGACCAAAAGACGGGTAAAGACTCTGCTCAGGGCTCCAAGAAGACATTAAACAAAAAGGG CCCCAACGCAAAGAGAAAATATAAGGACCAGAAGTTCGGCTTCGGAGGCAAGAAGAGCGGAAAGAAGTGGAACACCAAAGAGAGCCATAACGATGTTTCCAGTTTCCGCGCCAAAGTGGCTCACGCAAAGGGcggaaaaggaggaaagaaaggcaAAGGAGGGAAACAAAAC